In Rhodanobacter humi, the following are encoded in one genomic region:
- the tkt gene encoding transketolase, giving the protein MPTRRQLANAVRALAMDAVQKANSGHPGMPMGMADIAEVLWNDFHRHNPANPHWFNRDRFLLSNGHGSMLQYAVLHLSGYDLPMSELERFRQLHSKTPGHPEARDTVGVETTTGPLGQGIANGVGFALAEKVLGERFNRPGFAVVDHHTWVFCGDGCLMEGISQEAISLAGTWKLGKLTLIYDDNNISIDGEVPGWFTDDTAGRFEACGWHVVRDVDGHDAEKVKAALAAAKAETGKPSLVMCKTIIGFGAPHKEGTEASHGAALGKDEVAAARDMLDWRYAPFEIPAEIYAGWDAKPAGAKHEAEWNALFADYAKAHPELAAELERRLAAKLPANWAAESQAWVEKLQAEGPDVASRKASQMTLNAFGPLLPELVGGSADLAGSNLTIWKGSVSVTEASPDANYMHYGVREFGMTAIGTGVALHGGFIPYDATFLVFSDYARNAVRMSALIPAHSIHVYTHDSIGLGEDGPTHQPVEHLASLRYIPNNRVWRPCDAVESAVAWKVAIERRDGPSCLVFSRQTLKHQQRNAQQLADIARGAYVLSDPADTKFKAILIATGSEVELAMEAMRTLAQQGVPVRVVSMPCNETFDAQPVEYREGVLPGWCRARVAVEAGIADFWRKYVGLDGEVIGMTTFGASAPAEQLFDYFGFTVANVVDAVKRVAG; this is encoded by the coding sequence ATGCCCACCCGCCGCCAACTTGCCAACGCCGTGCGTGCCCTCGCCATGGACGCCGTGCAGAAGGCCAATTCCGGCCATCCGGGCATGCCGATGGGGATGGCCGACATCGCCGAGGTGCTGTGGAACGACTTCCACCGCCACAACCCGGCCAATCCACACTGGTTCAACCGCGACCGCTTCCTGCTCTCCAATGGCCACGGCTCGATGCTGCAGTACGCGGTGCTGCACCTGTCCGGCTACGACTTGCCGATGAGCGAGCTGGAGCGTTTCCGCCAGCTGCATTCCAAGACCCCGGGCCACCCCGAGGCGCGCGACACGGTGGGCGTGGAAACCACCACCGGCCCGCTGGGCCAGGGCATCGCCAACGGCGTCGGCTTCGCGCTGGCGGAGAAGGTGCTGGGCGAGCGCTTCAACCGTCCCGGTTTTGCCGTGGTCGACCACCACACCTGGGTGTTCTGCGGCGACGGCTGCCTGATGGAAGGCATCTCGCAGGAGGCGATCTCGCTGGCCGGTACTTGGAAGCTGGGCAAGCTCACCCTGATCTACGACGACAACAACATCTCCATCGACGGCGAAGTGCCGGGCTGGTTCACCGACGACACCGCGGGCCGCTTCGAGGCCTGCGGCTGGCACGTGGTGCGCGACGTGGACGGCCATGACGCCGAGAAGGTCAAGGCCGCGCTGGCCGCCGCCAAGGCGGAGACCGGCAAGCCCAGCCTGGTGATGTGCAAGACCATCATCGGCTTCGGCGCACCGCACAAGGAAGGCACCGAGGCCAGCCACGGCGCGGCGCTGGGCAAGGACGAGGTCGCCGCCGCGCGCGACATGCTGGATTGGCGCTATGCCCCGTTCGAGATCCCCGCCGAAATCTACGCCGGCTGGGACGCGAAGCCGGCCGGCGCGAAGCACGAGGCGGAATGGAACGCGCTGTTCGCCGACTATGCCAAGGCGCACCCGGAGCTGGCCGCCGAGCTGGAGCGCCGTCTCGCCGCGAAGCTGCCGGCGAACTGGGCGGCCGAATCGCAGGCCTGGGTCGAGAAGCTGCAGGCCGAGGGCCCGGACGTGGCCAGCCGCAAAGCCTCGCAGATGACCTTGAACGCGTTCGGCCCGCTGCTGCCGGAACTGGTCGGCGGCTCGGCGGATCTTGCCGGTTCCAACCTCACGATCTGGAAGGGCTCGGTCAGCGTCACCGAGGCCAGCCCGGACGCGAACTACATGCACTACGGCGTGCGCGAGTTCGGCATGACCGCGATCGGCACCGGCGTGGCGCTGCACGGTGGCTTCATCCCCTACGACGCCACCTTCCTGGTGTTCTCCGACTACGCGCGCAACGCGGTGCGCATGAGTGCGCTGATCCCCGCGCACTCCATCCACGTCTACACCCACGACTCGATCGGCCTGGGCGAGGACGGTCCCACCCACCAGCCGGTGGAGCACCTGGCCAGCCTGCGCTACATCCCGAACAACCGCGTGTGGCGCCCCTGCGACGCGGTGGAATCGGCAGTGGCGTGGAAGGTGGCGATCGAGCGCCGTGACGGTCCCTCCTGCCTGGTGTTCTCGCGCCAGACGCTGAAGCACCAGCAGCGCAACGCGCAGCAGCTGGCCGACATCGCGCGCGGCGCCTACGTGCTGTCCGACCCGGCCGACACGAAGTTCAAGGCCATCCTGATCGCCACCGGCTCCGAGGTGGAGCTGGCGATGGAAGCGATGCGCACGCTGGCCCAGCAAGGCGTGCCGGTGCGCGTGGTGTCGATGCCGTGCAACGAGACCTTCGATGCCCAGCCCGTGGAGTACCGCGAGGGCGTGCTGCCCGGCTGGTGCCGCGCGCGCGTGGCGGTGGAGGCGGGCATCGCCGACTTCTGGCGCAAGTACGTGGGCCTGGACGGCGAAGTGATCGGCATGACCACGTTCGGCGCCTCGGCGCCGGCCGAGCAACTGTTCGACTACTTCGGCTTCACCGTGGCGAACGTGGTCGATGCGGTGAAGCGCGTCGCCGGTTGA
- a CDS encoding HAD hydrolase-like protein: MLCLFDLDGTLIDSEPGITACIRHAFDKLGVPAPADLRPWIGPPLRHSFAPLLGHDAVRVEAAVDYYHERFAVLGWREHAVYPGVAAAIERLQAAGHRLAVVTSKPVRHAAPILAALPFGSAFEKLYGPDPDSAHCEKATMIADALTDFGTAPEAAAMIGDRRYDIEGAVANRVRGIGVLWGFGSREELQQAGAQALASDPAHLVDLLAA; encoded by the coding sequence ATGCTCTGCCTGTTCGACCTCGACGGCACCCTGATCGATTCCGAACCGGGCATCACCGCCTGCATCCGGCACGCGTTCGACAAGCTCGGCGTGCCGGCGCCGGCCGACCTGCGGCCGTGGATCGGCCCGCCGCTGCGGCACAGCTTCGCGCCGTTGCTCGGCCATGACGCCGTGCGCGTCGAAGCCGCGGTGGACTACTACCACGAACGCTTCGCCGTGCTGGGCTGGCGCGAGCACGCGGTCTATCCCGGCGTGGCGGCGGCGATCGAGCGCCTGCAGGCTGCCGGCCATCGCCTCGCCGTGGTCACCAGCAAGCCGGTGCGGCATGCCGCGCCGATCCTGGCAGCGCTGCCGTTCGGTTCCGCGTTCGAGAAACTGTACGGCCCGGATCCGGACAGCGCGCATTGCGAGAAGGCCACGATGATCGCCGACGCGCTGACCGACTTCGGCACGGCGCCCGAAGCGGCCGCGATGATCGGCGACCGCCGCTATGACATCGAGGGCGCGGTGGCCAACCGCGTGCGCGGCATCGGCGTGCTGTGGGGTTTCGGCAGCCGCGAGGAACTGCAGCAAGCCGGCGCGCAGGCGCTGGCCAGCGATCCGGCGCATCTCGTGGATCTGCTGGCGGCGTGA
- a CDS encoding porin family protein, with protein MKKTVLALTLAAAGFVAVPTAFAQDQAPAATNAQQGWYVSADAGYANVSKGPYDDGKFAGGVKGGYRFAINPETSLGVEVGYQWLGRLSAQNQYADQIAGNSKSKLRGSTAGVDLRYSFNPNWYGELRGGLFYAQAEGITNGANPEFRQYNRTKYYAGAGVGYNLSQNWSLGVNYDYYAGSGNGEQRVQLATSKYSLSAEYRF; from the coding sequence ATGAAAAAGACTGTGCTCGCTCTCACCCTGGCTGCCGCCGGCTTCGTGGCCGTGCCGACCGCCTTCGCCCAGGACCAGGCTCCGGCCGCCACCAACGCCCAGCAGGGCTGGTACGTCAGCGCCGACGCCGGCTACGCCAACGTCAGCAAGGGTCCCTATGACGACGGCAAGTTCGCCGGCGGCGTGAAGGGCGGCTACCGCTTCGCGATCAACCCCGAGACCTCGCTGGGCGTGGAAGTGGGCTACCAGTGGCTGGGCCGCCTGTCCGCCCAGAACCAGTACGCCGACCAGATCGCCGGCAACAGCAAATCCAAGCTGCGCGGCAGCACCGCCGGCGTGGACCTGCGCTACAGCTTCAACCCCAACTGGTACGGCGAGCTGCGCGGCGGCCTGTTCTACGCCCAGGCCGAAGGCATCACCAACGGGGCGAACCCGGAGTTCCGCCAGTACAACCGCACCAAGTACTACGCGGGCGCCGGCGTGGGCTACAACCTCAGCCAGAACTGGAGTCTGGGCGTGAACTACGACTACTACGCCGGTTCCGGCAACGGCGAGCAGCGTGTGCAGCTGGCCACCAGCAAGTACTCGCTAAGCGCGGAATACCGCTTCTGA